A genome region from Anolis carolinensis isolate JA03-04 chromosome 6, rAnoCar3.1.pri, whole genome shotgun sequence includes the following:
- the ppp1r35 gene encoding protein phosphatase 1 regulatory subunit 35 — translation MAGATRFFYGKDEDDKDSLPCAAPTPLPPPPPQVVIPDPEVVLTPERVENVAKVSSGILRLHRPGKPPRRQVHFSLESVPVGLQPPKKTGGKEAPVPPEMSPQIPVRTEKEPEAVSTPAFGLLAAPIPNSSLAIGAEVQAARTEGFDAWQAAEELVQRSFRTRCALEAKAGEGVNFPREQRLYQGLVSLQVPTEELLHAAVQEKAALVRHRPEGRQEMPSAGPDLLAFFNPRELFTETPFLEVEGLPALRLQARTRDPGTTFSMDRKLRQWDT, via the exons ATGGCCGGGGCCACCAGGTTTTTCTATGGAAAAGACGAAGACGACAAGGACAGCCTGCCCTGCGCTGCGCCCACACCGCTTCCTCCCCCGCCTCCCCAGGTCGTGATCCCTGACCCGGAAGTAGTACTGACCCCGGAAAGGGTCGAGAATGTCGCAAAGGTCAGCAGTGGGATCCTCCGCCTGCATCGCCCAGGAAAACCCCCACGGAGACAA GTGCATTTCAGCCTGGAATCGGTTCCCGTCGGGCTGCAGCCTCCCAAGAAAACGGGCGGGAAGGAGGCTCCGGTTCCTCCCGAAATGAGCCCCCAAATCCCTGTACGAACAGAGAAGGAACCAGAAGCTGTGTCCACGCCTGCCTTTGGCCTCCTGGCCGCCCCCATTCCCAACAGCAGCCTGGCAATAGGAGCCGAAGTGCAGGCCGCACGGACGGAGGGCTTTGACGCCTGGCAGGCGGCAGAGGAACTGGTGCAGCGCTCCTTCCGCACCCGGTGTGCCCTGGAGGCCAAGGCGGGAGAAG GTGTGAACTTCCCTCGGGAGCAGCGGCTCTACCAGGGCCTGGTCAGCCTCCAGGTGCCCACCGAGGAGCTGCTCCACGCGGCCGTCCAGGAGAAGGCGGCCCTCGTCCGGCACCGTCCCGAAGGCAGGCAG GAGATGCCCAGCGCTGGCCCCGACCTGCTGGCCTTCTTCAACCCCAGGGAGCTGTTCACGGAGACCCCCTTCCTGGAGGTGGAGGGCCTTCCCGCTTTGAGGCTGCAGGCGCGGACAAGGGACCCGGGCACCACGTTTTCCATGGACCGCAAGCTGCGCCAGTGGGACACTTGA